One part of the Caproiciproducens sp. CPB-2 genome encodes these proteins:
- the dagF gene encoding 2-dehydro-3-deoxy-phosphogluconate aldolase, producing MDEIQFYKGRVALNCLTNSVRNAGEILEAANGHVVVGILSANYPDVASAVKDMEIYQKAVDNNISVGLGAGNPNQWRAVAEISSQIIPKHINQTFTATGFTRGKTGEGPFLNAMVSPCGRPGYVRISTGPVSGKLEPVIAPVATAIAMAKEQGADSLKYFPMGGLKVRDELTEVAKACADAYFGLEPTGGITTENFGEILQIVLDAGVPKIIPHVYSSIIDQETGDTRIEEVRKLYKIITGLVK from the coding sequence ATGGACGAAATTCAATTTTACAAAGGCCGCGTCGCGCTGAACTGCCTGACCAATTCCGTGCGCAACGCCGGGGAAATTCTGGAAGCGGCAAACGGCCATGTGGTCGTGGGGATTCTGTCCGCCAATTATCCCGATGTCGCCAGCGCGGTGAAGGATATGGAAATTTATCAGAAAGCGGTGGACAACAATATTTCCGTCGGGCTTGGCGCCGGAAACCCGAACCAGTGGCGCGCAGTGGCTGAAATTTCTTCCCAGATCATTCCCAAACACATCAATCAGACCTTTACGGCTACGGGGTTTACCCGCGGCAAGACCGGGGAGGGTCCTTTCCTGAACGCGATGGTGTCCCCTTGCGGTAGGCCGGGCTATGTGCGCATTTCAACCGGTCCGGTGAGCGGGAAGCTGGAACCCGTGATTGCGCCGGTTGCCACGGCGATCGCCATGGCGAAGGAACAGGGAGCGGATTCTCTGAAATATTTCCCGATGGGCGGTCTGAAGGTACGGGATGAGCTCACGGAAGTGGCGAAAGCCTGTGCCGACGCGTATTTCGGGCTGGAGCCCACCGGAGGAATCACCACGGAAAACTTCGGCGAAATTCTGCAGATTGTTCTGGATGCCGGGGTGCCGAAAATCATCCCGCATGTCTATTCCTCCATCATCGATCAGGAGACGGGGGATACCAGGATTGAAGAGGTCCGTAAACTCTATAAGATCATTACCGGGCTGGTAAAGTAA
- a CDS encoding HPr family phosphocarrier protein, which produces MKEFYYSVRDEMGIHARPAGILAKEAKKYSSSVTISRDKSSADLKKLFAVMQLAVKQGEKIRVSVEGPDEAEAAAALERFFRENV; this is translated from the coding sequence ATGAAAGAATTTTACTATTCCGTTCGGGACGAGATGGGGATCCATGCCCGTCCGGCAGGTATCCTTGCAAAGGAAGCAAAAAAATACAGCTCTTCCGTTACAATCAGCAGAGATAAAAGCTCCGCCGATTTGAAGAAGCTTTTCGCGGTTATGCAGCTCGCGGTCAAGCAGGGAGAAAAAATCCGCGTTTCCGTAGAAGGCCCTGATGAAGCCGAAGCGGCGGCTGCCCTGGAACGCTTCTTCCGGGAGAACGTATAA
- a CDS encoding VOC family protein, translating into MNCCWCTITTEKLDESVEFYREVVGLSVARRFSPNPGTEIAFLEDENGFEIELLQNGRSVGAEKDGISLGFAVKSLTDTLAMVKSKKLAPFGGPKKVPGASFFFVKDPNGVAIQFVENDL; encoded by the coding sequence ATGAACTGCTGCTGGTGCACGATTACGACGGAAAAACTGGACGAGTCCGTGGAATTTTACAGGGAGGTCGTCGGGCTCTCCGTAGCGCGGCGCTTTTCACCCAATCCGGGTACAGAAATCGCTTTTCTCGAAGACGAAAACGGCTTTGAGATTGAGCTGCTGCAAAACGGCAGATCTGTCGGCGCGGAAAAAGACGGTATCTCCTTGGGATTTGCAGTGAAATCGCTTACGGATACGCTTGCCATGGTCAAATCCAAAAAACTCGCCCCTTTCGGCGGACCCAAAAAAGTACCGGGGGCCTCTTTCTTTTTTGTGAAGGATCCTAACGGTGTTGCCATTCAGTTTGTAGAAAATGACCTCTGA
- a CDS encoding transposase, whose amino-acid sequence MKKKNTVDHEGSILMSSKSKIAIAKKVRITREYITGNISREEAAKRAEVAPDVITDWARIYRQEGVLGFASGKKNHVYSQELKKQAVLEYLSGGCSQHAICEKYKIRSRKQLRCWIKKYNNHGEFNSVKHSGGGSYMRKARSTTPDERIRIVKDCIASGKNYGEMALKYNVSYQQARTWTLNFEKMGEAGLQDRRGQRKKDQAPRTELEQAQIEIEQLKHKLYLAEMENALLKKLDEVERRDASRK is encoded by the coding sequence GTGAAAAAGAAAAACACTGTTGATCATGAAGGGAGCATTTTGATGTCAAGTAAGTCAAAAATAGCAATTGCGAAAAAGGTAAGAATCACCCGGGAATATATAACTGGAAATATCTCAAGGGAAGAAGCCGCGAAACGGGCGGAAGTCGCACCTGATGTCATAACAGATTGGGCACGGATTTATCGCCAAGAGGGAGTTCTGGGCTTTGCGTCAGGAAAAAAGAATCACGTCTACAGCCAAGAGCTCAAAAAGCAAGCGGTGCTGGAATATTTATCAGGCGGATGTAGTCAGCACGCCATATGCGAGAAATACAAAATCCGGTCAAGAAAACAACTTCGATGTTGGATAAAGAAGTATAATAATCATGGAGAATTCAACTCCGTCAAGCATTCCGGAGGAGGAAGCTACATGAGAAAAGCACGCAGCACAACGCCAGATGAACGTATTCGAATCGTGAAAGATTGTATTGCATCCGGTAAAAATTACGGCGAGATGGCGCTTAAATATAATGTAAGCTACCAGCAGGCACGCACCTGGACGCTGAACTTTGAGAAAATGGGTGAAGCTGGTCTGCAGGATAGGCGTGGGCAGCGAAAAAAAGATCAGGCACCACGCACAGAGTTGGAGCAGGCACAAATTGAGATCGAACAACTTAAACACAAGCTGTATCTGGCGGAAATGGAGAATGCCCTGCTAAAAAAATTGGACGAGGTGGAGAGGAGGGATGCCTCTCGCAAGTAA
- a CDS encoding IS3 family transposase, whose amino-acid sequence MKECRAEAGYPIETACKLLHVARSAYNKWASGNQSRRIAENEWLAEKIEKIHMESPDKGYRRINDDLRHDHDIHINDKRVLRICRAKNIKSTIKYNNHGCTRQAKNPQYLAENLLDRQFFASQPNEKWLTDVTEFKWYEGLEVHKVYLSAVLDLYDRRIVAFVISERNDNPLVFKTFDKAVGKNPDAHPLFHSDRGYQYTNRTFHHKIDKAGMTQSMSRVAHCIDNGPMEGFWGILKRERYYGKRFTSKQALIQMIEDYIRYYNTRRVQRNLGVLTPMEKYERYLAA is encoded by the coding sequence ATAAAAGAATGCCGTGCGGAAGCGGGATATCCCATCGAGACTGCCTGTAAGCTACTTCATGTCGCCCGTTCCGCCTACAATAAATGGGCGTCGGGGAACCAAAGCCGCAGGATTGCCGAAAACGAGTGGCTTGCGGAAAAGATCGAGAAAATCCATATGGAAAGCCCAGACAAAGGCTACCGCCGTATCAACGATGATTTGCGACACGACCACGATATCCACATCAATGACAAGAGGGTACTTCGCATCTGTCGGGCAAAGAACATAAAATCCACCATCAAGTACAACAACCACGGTTGCACAAGGCAGGCAAAGAATCCGCAGTATCTTGCCGAAAACCTTCTTGACCGCCAGTTTTTCGCCTCTCAGCCGAATGAGAAGTGGCTCACCGACGTTACTGAATTTAAGTGGTACGAAGGTCTTGAAGTACACAAGGTTTACCTCAGTGCTGTTTTAGATCTCTATGACAGGCGCATCGTAGCTTTCGTAATTAGTGAGCGTAATGACAATCCTCTCGTATTCAAGACCTTTGACAAAGCTGTCGGGAAAAATCCGGACGCACATCCCCTGTTTCACAGTGACCGGGGATACCAGTACACGAACCGTACTTTTCATCACAAAATTGACAAAGCCGGTATGACACAAAGCATGTCCCGCGTGGCACACTGCATTGACAACGGTCCAATGGAAGGCTTCTGGGGCATTCTGAAGCGTGAACGCTATTACGGCAAACGGTTCACCAGCAAACAGGCTCTTATCCAGATGATTGAGGATTATATCCGCTATTACAATACCCGGCGTGTTCAACGTAATCTGGGTGTCCTCACACCGATGGAGAAATACGAACGTTATCTTGCTGCATAA